In Oryza sativa Japonica Group chromosome 8, ASM3414082v1, the sequence CAGGGCGGCAGaggtgggggagggaggggtggaggaggcggacgaCATGAGGCCGGCCGGAGAAGAGGATGTGGTGGCCGGTGAGGTCGTCGGCGATGGGTTAGGGAGCGGAAGCTTGTGATCGGCTGTCTGATACCATGAGAGTGGATATGGCTCAACGCGATAATCATGTTGATACACGAAGAGTATTACATATAGGCGCTAACCTTCCATAGAACACTCGACCGATTTATGGAAGCATGATCGGGAGGTTTTAGGAAAGATGGCTAATTAGAGATACATGCCATATACAGTCTAACAGCGGCAGAGGCGCAGGCAAGCGACAACAGAGCAGGTGCGGGCAAGCGGCGACATAGGCGCAGGCCGCAGGCAAGCTGCAACAACGGAGCAAAGTGTGAACCCGGACTGGGTACCTGTCTATCTTTGCTATTTTTCTTTACTGATGTATAATAATTAACATtgcaaataatttattttattttacactGATATTAGGGCACCAAGAGCAGCATGATTCTTGGTTCTTAGTTTTTTTAATGCAtgaatcggactttttttttcgcccttctTTACTggttttttgttttcttatcGCCTTTTTacgacttttttttctttgtgtcAAATCggactttcttttttcttgtttttatgttttttcGCAGAGATAGTGATGCATAAGAGATACAAATAGATATTTCATGATCTCTTCATGATCAGAGATTCtatctttttttctgttttttaatttttttctctattttcatattattttcgAACTCTTCTCCTCTTACGAGTGTATCAAAATTTTATTCTTCCAGATCAGAGGTTTTCAAATCTACTTGTTTTCTGATATCCTCATAGTCAAAGATTCTATTTgtattttcagattttttttcccgatcTCTTCACTTCTTTTAAATTCAGAGGTTCTCATTTTTAGTTCATTTCGTATTTGCTCCACAGAATCTTCGTCTACCTGCAGTCCCGTCGCTCTCTCACCAGCAGCCATGGCCGCGGatcccaccaccggcggcggcgaggcggagtccttcttccgcgccgcgccgccgctccgcgaCCAGGACCGCGTCGCCGGGGACCTCGCCGACTTCGTCGCCCGCCACTCCGGCAAgtccctcctcccctcgcctcctccttccctctcctccGATCTCATCTCCTTCGATGCGTCGCGTGGTGGGTGAGTTTGCTGATCTCGATCGTGTTTGGTGGTGGGtagggagcggaggaggggggaggctcGCCGGGGTGGTCTGCGTCACCTCCGGCGGCACGACGGTGCCCCTGGAGCAGCGGTGCGTGCGCTACATCGACAACTTCAGCTCCGGCCAGCGAGGGGCCGCGTCCACCGAGTATGCTTACGTCATCATGATGCCCTCTCGTTGCTGTTCTCTCTGCTTTGTACAACTGTTTGGTGCTAATTTTCAGCTTGCTGGTAAAATTCAGGTACTTTCTCAAAGCTGGCTACGCGGTCATCTTCATCTACCGCCGGtaagttcaaaaagaaaaaaaaaaagttcaacaatTCAATTGTAAGTTCAGAGGAGCTGAAGTTGTTACTGCATGCTCGTTTACGATCATTGTGTAGATAGACAGTGCTTGGGACGTTTTCAGGGAATAAAGAAGAGACAAAAACCAGTGTAGATAGACAGTGCAAGCTGTTTTGtttacttttctttcttttttgatttGTTTTAGTTCTCAATGCCTCATTTAGTGGAAGAGTTGTGAGTGACATCAGCGCCTCTTTGCAGTGGGAGCAAGCAACCTTACTGTAGGTTTCTTCCAGAGGATTCCTTTCTTGATTTATTCGAGCTTGGTGAAGAATCAGATATCCAAGGTTGGGGATTGATCCTAAATTATTTATATTCATGCCAACTGAATTATCTGTtgtttttgcttcttttttttcactttttagaTGTTTGACCTTAATTATAAACATTTATTGATATGAACTGAAAAGACTAAATGATAAACTCTCATGTAAGTTACTTACCTCAGTCCCAGAATCTCATGCCGCGGTTGTCAAGACAGCAATAAGAAATTATCGGAAGGTATAAACAGTTCTGTTTTAACTCCATGAAACTAGTCTCATGCGCTGGTTACAACTTACAACTGGTCAGACTGGTACAGTTGTGTGACCATTGGCTTGGTTCCTTGATTGCAGGCGATTGATGAAGGCCTATTGCTGAAACTTCCTTTCACCACTATCTTTGAGTACCTTCAGGTTTTGCTCATTATTCCTACAGAAACATGTTCTCATATACACGCTATCATAAAGACAGAGGACTTAGTCAGTCTCACGAGAAAGGCttaggggtcttccggctagcacCACCTGGGTTCGAGCCTCACCCCTATCCTAATAAATTTCGATCTGAGAGCCCTTCCTCTCATAtccagtgttttttttttcagtcagTCTCACACATAGCGATGCAAGTGGATCTGGATGGACTTGGCCCAATGGCCCATGCTAATTCATTTGCTTGAATTATAATTCgaatgcatatatacatatttgACCAGAAAGTGACTCATCAATTGAGTAAAATGGGCCAATGGCCAGGTGTCCAGTCCAATTGCATTTGTG encodes:
- the LOC4344795 gene encoding phosphopantothenate--cysteine ligase 2 → MAADPTTGGGEAESFFRAAPPLRDQDRVAGDLADFVARHSGSGGGGRLAGVVCVTSGGTTVPLEQRCVRYIDNFSSGQRGAASTEYFLKAGYAVIFIYRRGSKQPYCRFLPEDSFLDLFELGEESDIQVPESHAAVVKTAIRNYRKAIDEGLLLKLPFTTIFEYLQLLQMVGTAMNCLGRQGMFYLAAAVSDFYVPWESMAKHKIESASGPLNMQLNQVPKMLFILRKQWAPSAFCVSFKLETDPDILLQKAEAALRKYGMNVVVANELANYKDVVVMVTSNGRTTVRRPSKEDDVEEQLIDLLVEMHSEHIMQLNQDVHKLT
- the LOC4344795 gene encoding phosphopantothenate--cysteine ligase 2 isoform X1, which translates into the protein MAADPTTGGGEAESFFRAAPPLRDQDRVAGDLADFVARHSGNGGGGRLAGVVCVTSGGTTVPLEQRCVRYIDNFSSGQRGAASTEYFLKAGYAVIFIYRRGSKQPYCRFLPEDSFLDLFELGEESDIQVPESHAAVVKTAIRNYRKAIDEGLLLKLPFTTIFEYLQLLQMVGTAMNCLGRQGMFYLAAAVSDFYVPWESMAKHKIESASGPLNMQLNQVPKMLFILRKQWAPSAFCVSFKLETDPDILLQKAEAALRKYGMNVVVANELANYKDVVVMVTSNGRTTVRRPSKEDDVEEQLIDLLVEMHSEHIMQLNQDVHKLT